In Candidatus Hydrogenedentota bacterium, the following proteins share a genomic window:
- a CDS encoding response regulator, with protein MKAAPDGIDCVLLDLCMPRMDGVEALLEMRRIKPGIRVLLASGYAEEEVRMRLAGQQVDALLQKPYQFSELVEALRKIME; from the coding sequence TTGAAGGCGGCGCCGGACGGGATAGACTGCGTGCTGCTGGACCTCTGCATGCCGCGGATGGACGGCGTGGAGGCCCTGCTGGAAATGCGCCGCATCAAGCCCGGCATACGGGTGCTCCTCGCAAGCGGCTACGCCGAGGAGGAGGTCCGAATGCGCCTCGCGGGGCAACAAGTGGACGCGCTGCTGCAAAAACCCTACCAGTTCAGCGAACTGGTGGAAGCGCTCCGGAAAATTATGGAATGA
- a CDS encoding SPFH domain-containing protein — MPALPPGVKAGGVLALMGLVVCLVMVRTVVDYVKPYEYGIKQVNIGVRRGVLEKVYTPGYWFVKPFGMEKMHHFPRQLQVLDMTLTEKGTSTNPSHTYDRAAKIQTSDGFFVDVDATILYRIVDPYKVMTTLGPGQMYLTNGVLPKAEPILKQALGELNTEDFYNSPLRTEKTEKARAALDTELRTKGMQVDQILIRYFKYSDEIQKNIEAKKLQDQLVFKNQAEAKANTEEAITKKTAQEGEMKVKLTMQQGEAYKTEKLAEQDLYTRKRAAEAELLVKTADAESTQLKNDAMQVLGYDRKVAMEMAKALGGLDTIVVPTGGENGVNPMDLDGMLQLFGVQLGKMGGAPPPPPPPVSAPAPVVDNGGILQ; from the coding sequence ATGCCCGCCCTGCCGCCGGGGGTGAAGGCCGGGGGGGTGCTCGCCCTCATGGGGCTGGTGGTGTGCCTGGTGATGGTGCGGACGGTGGTTGACTATGTGAAGCCCTACGAGTACGGCATCAAGCAGGTGAACATCGGGGTGCGCCGGGGCGTGCTGGAAAAGGTGTACACGCCGGGGTACTGGTTTGTGAAGCCCTTCGGCATGGAGAAAATGCACCACTTCCCCCGCCAGCTTCAGGTGCTGGACATGACCCTGACGGAGAAGGGAACATCCACCAACCCGTCGCACACCTATGACCGCGCCGCCAAAATACAGACCTCGGACGGCTTCTTCGTGGACGTGGACGCCACCATCCTGTACCGGATCGTGGACCCGTACAAGGTGATGACCACCCTCGGGCCGGGGCAGATGTACCTGACAAACGGGGTGCTGCCCAAGGCGGAGCCCATTTTGAAGCAGGCCCTGGGCGAGCTGAACACGGAGGACTTCTACAACAGCCCCCTGCGCACCGAGAAGACGGAGAAGGCCCGCGCCGCGCTGGACACGGAGCTGCGCACCAAGGGCATGCAGGTGGACCAGATTCTCATCCGCTATTTCAAGTACAGCGACGAGATTCAGAAGAACATCGAGGCGAAGAAACTGCAGGACCAGCTTGTGTTCAAGAACCAGGCCGAGGCCAAGGCGAACACCGAGGAGGCCATCACCAAGAAAACCGCCCAGGAGGGCGAGATGAAGGTGAAGCTCACCATGCAGCAGGGCGAGGCCTACAAGACGGAAAAACTCGCCGAGCAGGACCTGTACACACGCAAGCGCGCCGCCGAGGCGGAGTTGCTGGTGAAAACGGCCGACGCCGAGTCCACCCAGCTCAAAAACGACGCCATGCAGGTGCTCGGCTATGACCGCAAGGTCGCCATGGAAATGGCCAAAGCCCTGGGCGGGCTGGACACCATCGTGGTGCCCACGGGCGGCGAGAACGGCGTCAATCCGATGGACCTGGACGGGATGCTCCAGCTTTTCGGGGTGCAGTTGGGCAAGATGGGGGGGGCGCCGCCGCCACCGCCCCCGCCGGTGTCCGCGCCCGCCCCGGTCGTTGACAATGGGGGGATACTGCAATGA
- a CDS encoding prohibitin family protein encodes MGAALALLPGCVPRSTGPTEVGVRTVKFSLFGKKGVEDKVYPPGSTFFFAPFINDWHVFDTRLNTLEMSGTKGRGDRLAGGDDLLFKTVDGNDISLDIVLSWKIDPEKAPMILQEVATSMDEIKENVIRTVTRSKPRDVFGELETEGFYLADKRSQKAEEVEEALNKILEPLGVVVERVGTSDYRFNPEYQKAIEDRKVAQQRAEKAKSTTRATEQQFLAEVEEAKGEVAKMKAEADGLFEQAKIKADAEFKGEERRAEAVRAEGQAEAAGIRKMNEALAGSGGESVVKLAIAEALQGKKIVLVPMGDGFDVRSTDINDLLKMYGVNALGNPAQNRAPEKK; translated from the coding sequence ATGGGCGCGGCCCTGGCCCTCCTGCCCGGATGCGTGCCCCGCTCCACCGGACCCACCGAGGTCGGCGTGCGCACGGTGAAGTTCTCCCTCTTCGGAAAAAAGGGTGTCGAGGACAAGGTCTACCCCCCGGGCTCCACCTTCTTCTTCGCGCCGTTCATCAACGACTGGCATGTCTTCGACACCCGCCTGAACACGCTTGAAATGAGCGGCACCAAAGGGCGCGGGGACCGTCTGGCGGGCGGTGATGACCTGCTGTTCAAGACCGTGGACGGCAATGACATCAGCCTGGACATCGTGCTTTCCTGGAAGATAGACCCGGAAAAGGCGCCGATGATTCTCCAGGAGGTCGCCACCAGCATGGACGAGATCAAGGAGAACGTCATCCGCACCGTGACCCGGAGCAAGCCCCGCGACGTCTTCGGCGAACTGGAAACCGAGGGCTTCTATCTCGCCGACAAGCGCAGCCAGAAGGCCGAGGAGGTGGAGGAGGCGCTGAACAAGATTCTGGAGCCCCTCGGTGTGGTGGTGGAGCGCGTCGGCACCAGCGACTACCGCTTCAACCCCGAATACCAAAAGGCCATTGAGGACCGCAAGGTGGCCCAGCAGCGCGCCGAAAAGGCCAAGTCCACCACCCGCGCCACGGAGCAGCAGTTCCTCGCGGAGGTCGAGGAGGCCAAGGGCGAGGTCGCCAAGATGAAAGCCGAGGCGGACGGCCTTTTCGAGCAGGCCAAAATTAAGGCCGACGCCGAGTTCAAGGGCGAGGAGCGCCGCGCCGAGGCCGTCCGCGCCGAGGGGCAGGCCGAGGCGGCGGGCATCCGCAAGATGAACGAGGCATTGGCCGGCTCCGGCGGCGAGTCCGTCGTCAAACTGGCCATTGCCGAGGCGCTCCAGGGCAAGAAAATCGTGCTGGTGCCCATGGGCGACGGATTCGACGTGCGCTCGACGGACATCAACGACCTGCTGAAAATGTACGGCGTGAACGCCCTCGGAAACCCGGCCCAAAACCGGGCACCGGAGAAGAAGTAG
- a CDS encoding aldo/keto reductase codes for MNTRKIGRSGLETPPLAFGGNVFGWTVDESTSFTLLDAFTAGGFTLIDTADMYSTWVPGNRGGESETIIGNWLKRTGKRDSVLIATKVGNEMGPDKKGLSKNYIFQAVEDSLRRLQTDYIDLYQSHRDDRDTPLEETLEVYDTLVRQGKVRAIGASNYDADRLAQALGASAKHGFPVYECLQPEYNLYDRAGYEAALEPLCREKGIAVIPYYPLASGFLSGKYRSEADLNKSARGPGIKKYLNERGLRILDALDTVAEKHGTTPAAVALAWLIARPGITAPIASATSLGQLESLMTAARLQLDADSVKLLDTASAY; via the coding sequence ATGAACACCCGCAAGATTGGCCGTTCCGGACTTGAAACCCCGCCGCTGGCTTTTGGCGGCAATGTCTTCGGGTGGACCGTGGACGAGTCCACATCGTTCACCCTGCTCGACGCGTTCACGGCGGGCGGCTTCACCCTGATTGACACGGCGGACATGTATTCGACCTGGGTACCGGGCAACCGGGGCGGCGAGTCGGAGACCATCATCGGGAACTGGCTAAAACGCACGGGGAAACGGGACAGCGTCCTCATCGCGACAAAGGTCGGCAACGAGATGGGGCCGGACAAAAAGGGGCTGTCGAAAAACTACATTTTCCAGGCGGTCGAGGACTCCCTGCGGCGGCTCCAAACGGATTACATTGACCTGTACCAGTCCCACAGGGACGACCGGGACACGCCGCTGGAGGAGACCCTGGAGGTCTACGACACCCTGGTCCGGCAGGGCAAGGTGCGGGCCATTGGCGCGTCAAACTACGACGCGGACCGGCTTGCGCAGGCGCTGGGGGCAAGCGCGAAACACGGGTTTCCGGTCTATGAATGCCTCCAGCCGGAGTACAACCTCTACGACCGCGCCGGATACGAGGCCGCCCTGGAGCCGCTCTGCCGTGAAAAGGGGATAGCCGTGATTCCCTACTATCCCCTTGCAAGCGGCTTCCTCTCGGGGAAATACCGGTCAGAAGCGGACTTGAACAAAAGCGCGCGCGGGCCGGGCATCAAGAAGTACCTGAATGAACGCGGCCTCCGCATTTTGGACGCCCTGGACACAGTGGCGGAAAAACACGGCACCACCCCCGCCGCCGTGGCCCTCGCCTGGCTCATTGCGCGCCCCGGCATCACCGCGCCCATTGCCAGCGCGACAAGCCTGGGACAACTGGAATCGCTCATGACCGCCGCGCGGCTGCAACTCGACGCGGACTCTGTCAAACTCCTGGACACGGCAAGCGCATACTGA
- a CDS encoding alpha/beta hydrolase, which produces MSRIRSWKFMVLFLLALSAFVPVWAEMDEEAILAAPEPPAVPLGFTEMPQLMLAAAAGQLTLLDINAPIPIPDSVEYLPDLEYGRVGDRPLLLDLYRPKGLDKPAPSLMFIHGGGWASGSRTDYKYYCVRFAARGYVVVSISYRMVGEATYPACIQDAKCAVRWMRANAGKYGIDPDRIAAVGGSAGGHLSMMLGYSSDVPELEGDGGHAEYSSAVRAVVDLYGPVDMTLPEFKENPTLLRFFAGKTQDEVPEQYKTASPYFHLDKNDPPTLILHGTIDDIVPVAQSDLLYEKLKELGVPVMYDRLDGYPHTMDIAKEVNVRCQWFMTRFFEKYLLPKAE; this is translated from the coding sequence ATGAGCCGTATCCGTTCATGGAAATTCATGGTCCTGTTTCTGCTGGCATTGTCCGCGTTCGTTCCGGTCTGGGCGGAAATGGACGAAGAGGCGATTCTCGCCGCGCCGGAGCCGCCCGCGGTGCCGCTGGGCTTCACGGAAATGCCGCAGTTGATGCTCGCCGCGGCGGCCGGGCAGTTGACGCTGCTGGACATCAACGCGCCGATTCCGATTCCGGACTCGGTGGAGTATCTTCCGGACCTTGAGTACGGACGGGTGGGCGACCGCCCGTTGCTGCTGGACCTGTACCGGCCCAAGGGTTTGGACAAGCCCGCCCCGTCCCTGATGTTCATCCACGGCGGCGGCTGGGCCTCCGGCTCGCGCACGGACTACAAATACTACTGTGTGCGCTTTGCCGCGCGGGGCTATGTGGTGGTGTCCATCTCGTACCGGATGGTGGGCGAGGCGACCTACCCCGCCTGCATCCAGGACGCGAAGTGCGCCGTGCGCTGGATGCGGGCGAACGCGGGGAAATACGGCATTGACCCGGACCGCATCGCGGCCGTTGGCGGATCGGCGGGCGGCCACCTCTCGATGATGCTGGGCTACTCCTCCGACGTGCCGGAACTGGAGGGCGACGGCGGCCACGCAGAGTACAGCAGCGCCGTGCGGGCCGTGGTGGACCTTTACGGTCCCGTGGACATGACCCTGCCGGAGTTTAAGGAGAACCCGACCCTGCTGCGCTTTTTCGCCGGAAAGACCCAGGACGAGGTGCCGGAGCAGTATAAAACGGCCTCGCCATACTTTCATCTGGACAAGAACGACCCGCCCACGCTGATTCTCCACGGCACCATTGACGATATCGTGCCGGTGGCCCAGAGCGACCTGCTTTATGAAAAACTCAAGGAGCTGGGGGTGCCGGTGATGTATGACCGCCTCGACGGGTATCCGCACACCATGGACATCGCCAAAGAGGTGAATGTCCGCTGCCAGTGGTTCATGACCCGCTTTTTCGAGAAATACCTGCTCCCGAAGGCGGAGTAG
- a CDS encoding nitrous oxide-stimulated promoter family protein translates to MEEQHKDTPPRIRREKKVVAAMIAMHCRDHHGGAGTLCADCAALHEYAMARLDRCVYGAEKPACKKCPVHCYKPALREKIREVMRYAGPRMVREHPLMALQHLLDSRKEPPERKR, encoded by the coding sequence ATGGAAGAACAGCACAAAGACACGCCGCCGCGCATCCGGCGGGAGAAGAAGGTGGTCGCCGCGATGATTGCCATGCACTGCCGGGACCACCACGGCGGAGCAGGGACACTCTGCGCCGACTGTGCCGCCCTGCATGAGTACGCCATGGCCCGCCTGGACCGCTGTGTCTACGGCGCGGAAAAACCCGCCTGCAAGAAATGCCCCGTCCACTGCTACAAGCCGGCCCTGCGCGAGAAAATCCGCGAGGTCATGCGCTATGCCGGGCCGCGCATGGTCCGCGAGCATCCCCTTATGGCGCTCCAGCACCTGCTGGACTCCCGGAAAGAACCGCCGGAGAGGAAGAGGTAG
- a CDS encoding class I SAM-dependent RNA methyltransferase encodes MEAMTGHCVHYGRCGGCQTQEIPYPEQVAAKGAALGELLAPFYGGPVEVCPSPVLWHYRNKIDPVFAPKHYDEPPPKGFVRDTVLGFKERGRWFRPLELEECRIGPQGAEALFAAAGNWHRASGLRGFDSRTGEGFLKTLLVRDAKRTGQRMVVLITTPGDFDPAPFVDMVRASYGACSIWRGISRGSADNAFADELELLHGEPVIVEELLVRENPGNGTWDMPSELLAADSAGDGLRLRFRVSPMSFFQTNPLGAERLYGMIREWVREAAPAQLYDLYGGMGGIAFSCADLVERVCSVENVPAASEDGRQNALDNGIANVDFVTERVKNHLKHLLQTGGMPPPSAAVVDPPRSGMHPKAIRRLVELGPPHLLYVSCNPKVLAGELPVFMEAYSIRRVRAVDLFPHTRHVEALVEMTLR; translated from the coding sequence ATGGAAGCCATGACGGGACACTGCGTCCATTATGGCCGCTGCGGCGGCTGCCAGACCCAGGAAATCCCCTATCCGGAGCAGGTGGCCGCGAAGGGTGCCGCCCTTGGGGAACTGCTGGCGCCCTTTTATGGCGGCCCAGTTGAGGTGTGCCCCTCGCCGGTGCTCTGGCACTATCGCAACAAGATAGACCCCGTTTTCGCGCCAAAGCACTACGACGAGCCGCCGCCGAAGGGTTTTGTCCGGGACACGGTGCTGGGCTTCAAGGAGCGGGGCCGCTGGTTCCGGCCGCTGGAGCTGGAGGAGTGCCGCATCGGCCCGCAGGGCGCGGAGGCGCTTTTTGCGGCGGCGGGGAACTGGCACCGGGCCTCGGGGCTGCGCGGATTCGACTCGCGCACGGGGGAGGGCTTTCTGAAGACGCTGCTGGTGCGCGATGCCAAGCGCACGGGACAGCGCATGGTCGTGCTCATTACCACCCCCGGCGACTTTGACCCCGCCCCCTTTGTGGACATGGTTCGGGCCTCCTACGGCGCGTGCTCCATTTGGCGGGGCATCAGCCGGGGGTCTGCGGACAACGCCTTCGCGGATGAATTGGAACTGCTCCACGGGGAGCCGGTCATTGTCGAGGAGTTGCTGGTCCGGGAAAATCCCGGCAACGGGACTTGGGACATGCCGTCGGAGTTGCTTGCGGCGGACTCCGCCGGGGACGGGCTCCGGCTGCGGTTCCGCGTTTCCCCCATGAGTTTTTTTCAGACCAATCCCCTGGGCGCGGAGCGGCTTTACGGCATGATCCGGGAATGGGTCCGCGAGGCGGCTCCTGCCCAGCTTTACGATCTCTACGGCGGCATGGGCGGCATCGCCTTCTCCTGCGCGGACCTCGTGGAGCGGGTCTGCTCCGTGGAAAACGTTCCGGCGGCCTCCGAAGATGGACGGCAGAACGCCCTGGACAACGGCATAGCCAATGTGGACTTCGTGACGGAGCGGGTGAAAAACCACCTGAAACACCTGCTGCAAACGGGCGGCATGCCGCCGCCCTCGGCCGCCGTGGTGGACCCGCCCCGATCGGGCATGCACCCCAAGGCCATCCGCCGCCTGGTGGAGCTGGGCCCGCCGCACCTGCTCTATGTCTCTTGCAACCCCAAAGTGCTGGCGGGCGAGCTGCCCGTGTTCATGGAGGCGTACAGCATCCGCCGGGTCCGGGCGGTGGACCTTTTTCCGCACACGCGCCATGTGGAGGCGCTGGTGGAAATGACGCTGAGGTAG
- a CDS encoding HAD family hydrolase, with product MTLDVDGVKALVFDYGNTLIAFGRQQIDTFDAALRGALEREFGPLDTAAYNARRNADRMAPFTGDPPAFRESDVLEMTAGMVREVYCVTPDSAALDRLLRVRRDTFVSVVRAEEHVFTVLDRLRERFRLGILSNYPDGAAIRESLDETGLAAYFERVGVSGDIGWCKPHPAAFKDVLDGMGLCPEEILFIGDNWLADVQGARRAGMRVVHFRRWIPPEHFEPQPDDLPSHAEIMHLEELPALLGL from the coding sequence ATGACGTTGGATGTTGACGGGGTGAAGGCCCTGGTGTTTGATTACGGCAACACGCTGATAGCCTTTGGCAGGCAACAGATTGACACCTTCGACGCGGCCCTGCGCGGCGCGCTGGAGCGCGAGTTTGGCCCGCTGGACACGGCGGCCTACAATGCGCGGCGCAATGCGGACCGCATGGCGCCCTTCACCGGCGACCCGCCCGCGTTCCGCGAGAGTGACGTGCTGGAAATGACCGCGGGCATGGTCCGCGAGGTCTATTGTGTCACGCCGGACTCCGCCGCGCTGGACCGCCTGCTCCGGGTGCGGCGTGACACCTTTGTGTCCGTGGTGCGGGCCGAGGAGCATGTCTTCACCGTGCTCGACCGCCTCCGCGAGCGGTTCCGTCTGGGCATCCTCTCCAACTATCCCGACGGCGCGGCCATCCGGGAAAGTCTTGACGAAACGGGGCTGGCAGCGTATTTTGAGCGGGTCGGGGTGTCCGGCGACATTGGCTGGTGCAAGCCGCACCCGGCGGCGTTCAAAGACGTCCTCGACGGCATGGGCCTGTGCCCCGAAGAAATCCTGTTCATCGGCGACAACTGGCTGGCCGATGTGCAGGGCGCGCGCCGCGCGGGCATGCGGGTGGTCCATTTCCGCCGTTGGATACCGCCGGAACATTTTGAACCGCAGCCTGATGATCTGCCGTCCCATGCGGAAATCATGCATCTTGAGGAACTCCCCGCCCTGCTGGGCCTGTGA
- the nadE gene encoding NAD(+) synthase, translated as MRLVKIGVAAVSVKVGDFAGNTRRLIGVIREARKQKVHLLVTPELCISGYSLEDRVYWPDIARYSWAALAELARECGDISVFLGLPVRIGPMNYNAAALVSNCKIRGLVLKKYLPTYSIFYEGRNWTAWSGGVAELNGVPAGDLVFRLPFGMVSAEICEDLWSATSPAHERVRCGAEIICNPSASPFTPLKNEDRKRLVQGTASTLKAVYAYANLVGCDSSRLVFDGGGLIATPEGLVCEGPLLSREPWTLATGVVDLGDLDRIRAENTTWRQGVANGQEAGKTQIIDCPDVPHTPAPVSEYAAQLPKSFYIAASHAPAEQDRNPALDELFDALVLGLRDYFEKVGSFERFLIALSGGRDSALCLLMAVAAAKSLKGGPADYKNRVDTVYLPNKALSSGATLDAARSLAEELGVSFRVVTIHDEAELALEKAAEMAGGMDKVAPMAKQNLQARVRGAMMLNWGNSAGGLLLVTSNLSEAAVGYSTTGGDNQGGYSPIANVPKTVVSQLLEYLAKRDGIKALDKVFAVPPSAELAPDQQDEKDLMPYTVLDDLMHLYARKRLSLADCWHVLVRRHPEHAPSQLRTWTADFARRFARSQWKRDQHPVTMKVMDLDLDPKTGFRFPVTQSIQYELDDLAAAELDG; from the coding sequence ATGAGACTGGTGAAGATTGGCGTGGCCGCGGTGTCGGTGAAGGTGGGCGATTTCGCCGGGAACACCCGGCGGCTCATCGGGGTGATCCGCGAGGCGCGCAAACAGAAGGTCCACCTGCTGGTCACCCCGGAACTGTGCATTTCCGGGTACAGCCTGGAGGACCGGGTCTACTGGCCCGACATCGCCCGCTACAGTTGGGCGGCCCTGGCCGAACTGGCCCGCGAGTGCGGCGACATCAGCGTGTTTCTCGGCCTGCCCGTGCGCATCGGCCCCATGAACTACAACGCCGCCGCGCTGGTCAGCAACTGCAAAATCCGGGGCCTGGTCCTGAAGAAGTACCTGCCCACCTACAGCATCTTCTACGAGGGCCGCAACTGGACCGCCTGGTCCGGCGGCGTGGCCGAGTTGAACGGCGTGCCCGCGGGCGACCTGGTATTCCGCCTGCCCTTCGGCATGGTCTCGGCGGAAATCTGCGAGGACCTGTGGTCCGCCACCTCGCCCGCGCACGAGCGGGTGCGCTGCGGCGCGGAGATTATCTGCAACCCGAGCGCGTCGCCCTTCACCCCGCTGAAAAACGAGGACCGCAAGCGCCTGGTGCAGGGCACGGCGAGCACCCTGAAGGCGGTCTACGCCTACGCCAACCTGGTCGGCTGCGACAGCAGCCGCCTGGTTTTCGACGGCGGCGGCCTCATCGCCACGCCCGAGGGGCTGGTCTGCGAGGGACCCCTGCTTTCGCGCGAGCCGTGGACCCTGGCCACGGGCGTGGTGGACCTCGGCGACCTGGACCGCATCCGCGCCGAAAACACCACCTGGCGGCAGGGGGTGGCCAACGGCCAGGAAGCGGGCAAAACGCAGATCATAGACTGCCCCGATGTGCCCCACACCCCCGCCCCGGTAAGTGAGTACGCGGCCCAACTGCCTAAAAGCTTTTACATCGCCGCGTCCCACGCGCCCGCGGAGCAGGACCGAAACCCCGCCCTCGACGAGTTGTTCGACGCGCTGGTGCTGGGTTTGCGCGACTATTTCGAGAAGGTCGGCTCCTTCGAACGGTTCCTGATTGCCCTGTCCGGCGGGCGCGACAGCGCCCTGTGCCTGCTCATGGCCGTGGCCGCGGCAAAGTCGCTCAAGGGCGGTCCGGCGGACTACAAAAACCGCGTGGACACGGTCTACCTGCCGAACAAGGCCCTCAGCAGCGGCGCCACCCTCGACGCGGCCCGCTCGCTGGCGGAGGAACTGGGCGTGTCCTTCCGCGTGGTGACCATCCACGACGAGGCGGAACTGGCCCTGGAGAAGGCGGCGGAAATGGCGGGCGGCATGGACAAAGTCGCGCCCATGGCCAAACAGAACCTTCAGGCGCGGGTGCGCGGCGCCATGATGCTCAACTGGGGCAACAGCGCGGGGGGGCTGCTGCTGGTCACCTCGAACCTCAGCGAGGCGGCGGTCGGCTACAGCACCACCGGCGGCGACAACCAGGGCGGCTATTCCCCCATCGCCAATGTCCCCAAGACCGTGGTGTCGCAACTGCTTGAATACCTGGCGAAACGCGACGGCATCAAGGCGCTGGACAAAGTCTTCGCCGTGCCGCCCAGCGCCGAGCTCGCCCCGGACCAGCAGGACGAGAAAGACCTGATGCCCTACACCGTACTGGACGACCTGATGCACCTGTACGCGCGGAAACGCCTGTCGCTGGCCGACTGCTGGCATGTGCTGGTCCGCCGCCATCCGGAGCACGCGCCGTCGCAGTTGCGGACCTGGACCGCCGACTTCGCCCGCCGTTTCGCGCGGAGCCAGTGGAAGCGCGACCAGCACCCCGTGACGATGAAGGTCATGGACCTCGACCTGGACCCGAAAACGGGCTTCAGGTTCCCGGTGACGCAGAGCATCCAATACGAGTTGGACGATCTGGCCGCGGCGGAACTGGACGGATAG
- a CDS encoding nicotinate phosphoribosyltransferase has translation MSGPAAWFRREGLALLTDFYELTMMAGQWREGRMDRRVSFDYFFRALPPHTGFAVSAGLGLFLDYLENLRFDDSDLDYLRSLGVFDDDFLAYLRDFTPQCTVRAVPEGSLVFPFEPAVQVEASILEAQLLETALLNFMNYSTLIATKAARVCLAAEGEPVMEFGLRRAHGPDGGVTGSRAAHIGGCTSTSNVLAGKAYGVPVSGTHAHSWVMSFPTELEAFRAFARQYPERCVLLVDTYDTIKSGVPNAIRVFQEMRERGMNVRPAIRLDSGDLAKLSKLAHKMMAGAGFDDPLIIASNDLDEDLIADLKRQGAKINGWGVGTHLITAFDCPALGGVYKLTAIQSGNEWQARMKLSSNAEKATDPGRKQMLRCFDAEDRPLGDIISLEEHPPHRTRGTLAGRLQKNPHLPAHIEGVARVGTMLRPVFADGRRTAAPEPVDRLRARAQAELAALPEEYKRLRNPEIYRVLLSEELGRMKDRMMTHPELA, from the coding sequence ATGAGCGGCCCCGCCGCCTGGTTCCGCCGGGAGGGCCTGGCGCTGCTGACGGACTTCTACGAGCTGACCATGATGGCCGGGCAGTGGCGCGAGGGGCGCATGGACCGGCGGGTCAGTTTCGACTACTTCTTCCGGGCCCTTCCCCCCCACACCGGCTTCGCCGTAAGCGCGGGTCTGGGCCTTTTCCTGGACTACCTGGAAAACCTCCGTTTTGACGACAGCGACCTGGACTATCTCCGGTCCCTCGGCGTTTTCGACGATGACTTTCTCGCCTATCTCCGCGATTTTACCCCGCAATGCACGGTGCGGGCCGTGCCAGAGGGCAGCCTGGTTTTCCCCTTTGAGCCCGCCGTGCAGGTGGAGGCGTCCATCCTTGAGGCGCAGTTGCTGGAGACGGCCCTGCTGAATTTCATGAACTATTCGACCCTCATCGCCACCAAGGCGGCGCGGGTCTGCCTGGCCGCCGAGGGCGAGCCCGTGATGGAGTTCGGCCTGCGCCGGGCCCACGGCCCGGACGGCGGGGTGACCGGATCCCGCGCGGCGCACATCGGCGGCTGCACCTCCACCTCGAACGTCCTCGCGGGCAAGGCCTACGGCGTGCCCGTGTCCGGCACGCACGCCCACAGTTGGGTCATGAGCTTCCCCACGGAGCTGGAGGCGTTCCGCGCCTTCGCCCGCCAGTATCCCGAACGCTGCGTGCTGCTGGTGGACACCTATGACACGATCAAGAGCGGCGTGCCCAACGCCATCCGGGTGTTTCAGGAGATGCGTGAGCGGGGCATGAACGTCCGCCCCGCCATCCGCCTGGACTCGGGCGACTTGGCGAAACTGAGCAAGCTCGCCCATAAAATGATGGCCGGGGCGGGGTTTGACGACCCCCTCATCATCGCATCCAACGATTTGGACGAGGACCTCATCGCCGACCTCAAGCGGCAGGGCGCCAAGATCAACGGCTGGGGCGTGGGCACCCACCTGATTACCGCCTTTGACTGCCCGGCCCTGGGCGGGGTCTACAAACTGACCGCCATCCAGTCCGGAAACGAGTGGCAGGCCCGCATGAAACTCTCCTCCAACGCGGAGAAGGCGACCGATCCGGGGCGCAAGCAGATGCTCCGCTGTTTCGACGCGGAGGACCGCCCCCTGGGCGACATCATCAGCCTGGAGGAGCATCCCCCGCACCGCACGCGGGGAACCCTCGCGGGCCGCCTCCAGAAGAACCCGCACCTTCCCGCCCATATTGAGGGGGTGGCCCGGGTCGGAACCATGCTGCGGCCCGTCTTCGCGGACGGGCGGCGCACGGCGGCGCCGGAGCCGGTGGACCGCCTTCGGGCGCGCGCCCAGGCGGAGCTGGCCGCCCTTCCCGAGGAGTACAAGCGCCTGCGCAACCCGGAAATCTACCGGGTGCTGCTCTCGGAGGAACTGGGGCGCATGAAGGACCGGATGATGACCCATCCGGAACTGGCCTGA
- a CDS encoding nicotinamidase, with protein sequence MRITETDALIVVDVQNDFCTGGALPVPQGEAVVGPINRVMGKFEHVAFSRDWHPSDHCSFGFPPEYRDGSWPAHCVQDTPGAEFHGDLRVPLDAIFVEKGANSGIEAYSAFHDTPLYDQLRRHEITRVFVAGLALDFCVKATALDAKRLGFETCLLADATRPVTPEGGDAALGELAAAGVAAVRTDALS encoded by the coding sequence ATGCGGATAACGGAGACAGACGCGCTCATTGTCGTTGACGTGCAGAATGACTTCTGCACGGGCGGCGCGCTCCCGGTGCCCCAGGGCGAGGCCGTGGTGGGGCCCATCAACCGGGTCATGGGCAAGTTTGAGCATGTGGCCTTCTCGCGCGACTGGCACCCCTCGGACCATTGCAGTTTCGGCTTCCCCCCTGAATACAGGGACGGAAGCTGGCCCGCGCACTGTGTGCAGGACACGCCCGGCGCAGAGTTCCATGGTGATTTGCGCGTGCCGCTGGACGCCATTTTCGTGGAAAAGGGCGCCAACTCCGGCATTGAGGCCTATAGCGCGTTCCATGACACCCCGCTTTACGACCAGCTTCGGCGGCATGAAATCACGCGGGTCTTTGTCGCCGGGCTGGCCTTGGATTTCTGCGTGAAGGCCACGGCGCTCGACGCGAAACGGCTCGGTTTCGAGACGTGTCTGCTGGCGGACGCCACGCGCCCGGTCACCCCGGAGGGCGGCGACGCGGCGCTTGGGGAACTGGCCGCCGCCGGGGTCGCGGCGGTCCGCACGGACGCCCTGTCATGA